Within the Erpetoichthys calabaricus chromosome 1, fErpCal1.3, whole genome shotgun sequence genome, the region ttctttttcttctctttgacCACTACTACTCCAGGAATTTGTAGGTCTACATCCACCTCAGAAAAGCCACTGATCAGAAGATTCTGGTGTGGCACAACAGAATTATTTTGCAAGTTAGTAATGGGAACATCAGAATTTTTTGTTGGAGACAAAAGATTGTTGAATCCATACAATGAAGAGCGGTCTTTTCTGGATGAAGCAATAGATGAGTCATCGCTTCTATTCAATGCAGATGTCTCACTTAATGACTGGTTACTTAGTCTGCTGTAAGATCGGCGAGCCTTCTTTGACCACACTAAGTTCTGAGGATCTTGACAAGAAGCAGGTTCTGTTGCTGGTTCAGGTTCAGTAATTAAGTTAATTGGAAAAATGTCTGCTTTTGAAGGGGAGAGAATTTGTTTACTTTCTGACAGAACAGATGTCTTTATGTTGTCCAGTGAATTTTCTGAGGCAGGTTTTAGATTTTCCTTGTTGATTTCAGGCAAAGAAGCAATCTATTCAGAGTTttaaaatagaatgaaaaaagaaaatggttatGCACTCATAATTGAAATATGTTACAATCTATTTCCAcgaaaaatgtattcttcataTTTAGTGGGTGTTacagtaaaaatacatatattttagcAGAGACTGGAATCTTACTTACCCTAGGACTTCGCCTTGGTGTAGAAGGATTATCAGTAACCTGCTAAAACATAAGCCTTATATTTaaagagtagaaaaaaaattgCCATCAGCTTAAGAAACATTAAACTATTCCAGTTTCAAAGGGAACTTAAGcttgagaaaaaatgtataacTAGAGAAAAGTAAGACTTACTGAGCACCTTAAAGCAATTGTACTTATGTTTAAACAATTACAACAGTTCAGCCcaagttcattatttttttttatgctgcTTAGTTAGTAAATGGGTAAACGGAAAGTAATTTCTTTGTGTAACAGTATAGATTTCAATATCTTGTTCTATCCCTGTCGCTGGAATCAAAATACTAACTGCTCGATAAACAGCAGAAAAGATGCATATTAACAAAGGCACAACTTGCAAATACTGCCAAGTCAGATGGACTTTAATCAAAATTGACTGTGCCCAATCAGATGACTCAAATGATTCTGTTACCTAGTCTAATTTAACTAGGGTGCAATAACCTTTTCAcacaggtttttgttttgtttttaaacttatGAAATTCAAAACCAAGTGCTATTTGTTTAATCAGGTGCCCTTGACCTAATATTGGATTTTGGCTGAAGACCTGaaaataagcagcaagcagtcttgCAATAAGGAACCTTGGGTTCATGTACCAGgtgctccttgcatggagttttcatgttctccaccactgtctacatgggtttcttctgggtccTCTGGTTTCCTTTCACTGTTCAAATACATGCAGATTAGGggaatttgttttgtaaaattgaGTAGTGTGTATGTCCGCCCCATTTCAGTGATGTTAAAATAAATCCTGACTGACCATAGACGTCAAATGTTGCAGACAGAAGAGGTCTTTATTGAAGATACTTGATCaaggacatacagtggtg harbors:
- the cdca5 gene encoding sororin isoform X2 → MSNRKKRPACFSAKTENGKVRDNSLPLKVKSERNSLPEKMSMDVDTSAILPTPCLKRTITVRKIVPKKIQQQVTDNPSTPRRSPRIASLPEINKENLKPASENSLDNIKTSVLSESKQILSPSKADIFPINLITEPEPATEPASCQDPQNLVWSKKARRSYSRLSNQSLSETSALNRSDDSSIASSRKDRSSLYGFNNLLSPTKNSDVPITNLQNNSVVPHQNLLISGFSEVDVDLQIPGVVVVKEKKKKKKKVQKIKLSELDDLAAQMNAEFEAAEKFDLCIE
- the cdca5 gene encoding sororin isoform X1, whose translation is MSNRKKRPACFSAKTENGKVRDNSLPLKVKSERNSLPEKMSMDVDTSAILPTPCLKRTITVRKIVPKKIQQQQVTDNPSTPRRSPRIASLPEINKENLKPASENSLDNIKTSVLSESKQILSPSKADIFPINLITEPEPATEPASCQDPQNLVWSKKARRSYSRLSNQSLSETSALNRSDDSSIASSRKDRSSLYGFNNLLSPTKNSDVPITNLQNNSVVPHQNLLISGFSEVDVDLQIPGVVVVKEKKKKKKKVQKIKLSELDDLAAQMNAEFEAAEKFDLCIE